One window of the Triticum dicoccoides isolate Atlit2015 ecotype Zavitan chromosome 3B, WEW_v2.0, whole genome shotgun sequence genome contains the following:
- the LOC119276394 gene encoding transcription initiation factor TFIID subunit 7-like → MDEQFILRVPPSVAEQIERLMNESAAGSSSNPDDASLDLSFSEDGRSGTFMIGNQRFPASLLDLPTVVESYKTYDDSFLVKTADIGQMVMVREENDPAPEGAEYKHGLTPPMRDARRRRFRREPDLNAELVHRVEKDLISIMQGVPVNQNASVAGGGEGGDRKKAAPALAPKPNVQEPAANGEEAEADRSDSDESDS, encoded by the exons ATGGACGAGCAGTTTATCCTCCGCGTGCCCCCATCCGTGGCGGAGCAGATCGAGCGTCTTATGAACGAATCTGCCGCCGGCTCATCCTCCAACCCCGACGACGCCTCCCTCGACCTCTCCTTCTCAG AGGATGGAAGGAGTGGCACATTTATGATTGGAAACCAGAGGTTTCCTGCATCTCTCTTGGATCTTCCAACCGTTGTGGAGTCATATAAGACATATGATGATTCCTTTTTAGTTAAAACTGCTGATATTGGTCAG ATGGTAATGGTAAGAGAAGAAAATGATCCTGCTCCAGAAGGAGCTGAATACAAGCATGGACTTACCCCTCCCATGAGGGATGCACGCAGGCGACGTTTTCGCAGAGAGCCCGACTTGAAT GCAGAGCTTGTTCACCGAGTTGAGAAGGATCTTATAAGTATTATGCAAGGAGTGCCTGTCA ACCAGAATGCTAGTGTAGCTGGAGGCGGTGAAGGTGGTGATCGCAAGAAAGCTGCACCAGCTCTTGCACCCAAGCCTAACGTTCAAGAGCCTGCTGCAAATGGCGAAGAAGCTGAGGCTGATCGGAGCGACTCTGACGAGTCAGACAGCTGA